In Trichocoleus sp. FACHB-46, one genomic interval encodes:
- a CDS encoding transposase, with protein sequence KSVYRQRNQVERCFNRLKQNRRIATRYEKKAENYLAMMTLASIMMCL encoded by the coding sequence ACAAGTCTGTCTATCGTCAACGGAATCAGGTGGAGCGCTGTTTCAATCGCTTGAAGCAAAACCGTCGCATTGCAACGCGCTATGAGAAAAAAGCTGAAAACTACCTTGCCATGATGACTCTAGCCTCTATCATGATGTGCCTGTAG